A stretch of the Lolium perenne isolate Kyuss_39 chromosome 3, Kyuss_2.0, whole genome shotgun sequence genome encodes the following:
- the LOC139837739 gene encoding protein ALP1-like, which produces MDDLARKRRQLIVKAAGLAAVMGAYMVFISRRARKTPMISIGRRIDMDIARESNLRYIYHSSDTNCLNQLRMKRTPFFRLCTLFRERSLLKDSIHTSIEEQVAMFLLVVGHNTRFRALQPTFRRSIEVISRYFKAVLYAVGELRDEMIRPPSTQIHPKIQENNRFNPYFKDCIGAIDGTHVLARVPKNISAAFRGRKEGTTQNVMAAVDFDLKFTYVLAGWEGSAHDALVLADAVERDDGLSLPPGKFYLVDAGYGVKPGFLPPYRKTRYHLKEYGGGNNPENYKELFNLRHSSLRITIERAFAAYKNRWKFVYNKPFHPYKTQVKVVIACAILHNWVLQFGEDEYFPPEETWEPEEDDEEENVEHNDATWKQKRDEFAQAMWANRGVAQI; this is translated from the exons ATGGATGATTTGGCAAGAAAGCGACGCCAATTGATTGTCAAGGCAGCCGGTCTTGCAGCGGTAATGGGTGCATACATGGTTTTTATCTCAAGGAGAGCTAGGAAAACACCGATGATATCCATAGGCCGTAGGATTGACATGGATATAGCTAGGGAATCAAATCTGAGATATATCTATCATTCGAGTGACACAAATTGTTTAAATCAGCTAAGGATGAAAAGAACTCCGTTTTTTCGCTTGTGCACCTTGTTTAGAGAGAGGTCATTATTGAAAGATAGTATCCATACTTCTATCGAGGAACAAGTAGCCATGTTTCTCCTAGTAGTTGGGCACAACACAAGGTTTAGAGCTCTACAGCCAACTTTCAGAAGATCTATTGAAGTTATTAGTAGGTATTTTAAGGCGGTGCTATATGCTGTTGGAGAGTTGCGAGATGAGATGATCCGTCCTCCCTCCACTCAAATCCACCCTAAAATTCAGGAAAACAACCGCTTCAATCCTTACTTCAAG GACTGTATTGGAGCAATTGATGGGACACATGTGCTTGCTAGAGTCCCAAAAAATATCTCAGCCGCATTTAGGGGTAGAAAAGAAGGCACTACACAAAATGTTATGGCTGCGGTAGACTTTGATTTAAAGTTTACCTATGTGCTTGCTGGTTGGGAGGGATCAGCCCATGATGCCCTTGTACTTGCGGATGCTGTGGAGAGGGATGATGGGTTGTCTCTTCCTCCAG GAAAATTCTACCTCGTTGATGCTGGGTATGGTGTGAAACCGGGTTTCCTTCCACCGTACCGTAAAACAAGGTACCACTTGAAGGAGTATGGTGGAGGGAATAATCCAGAAAATTATAAAGAGTTGTTCAACTTAAGACACTCTTCTCTAAGGATAACAATTGAGAGGGCTTTTGCTGCGTACAAGAACCGCTGGAAATTTGTTTACAATAAGCCATTCCATCCTTACAAGACCCAAGTCAAAGTAGTGATAGCTTGTGCCATTCTCCATAATTGGGTACTTCAATTTGGAGAGGATGAATATTTCCCACCAGAGGAAACATGGGAACcggaggaagacgatgaggaggagAATGTGGAACACAATGACGCTACTTGGAAACAAAAGAGAGACGAATTTGCACAAGCGATGTGGGCGAATAGGGGGGTAGCACAGATTTGA